A genomic region of Nitrospirota bacterium contains the following coding sequences:
- a CDS encoding aminotransferase class III-fold pyridoxal phosphate-dependent enzyme — protein MTSKGPELWKRAKTIIPGGGQLLSKRSEKFLPGLWPSYYTKAKGCELWDLDGNKYYDFAQMGVGSCILGYADERVNDAVHQAVRDGSMSSLNCFEEVTLAERLISLHPWSSMARFARTGGEACAVAVRIARAASGKAKVAFCGYHGWHDWYLAANLGNASNLDGQLLPGLEPRGVPRELRETALPFNYNRIDELEGIIENHPGEIGVIIMEPQRGSDPAPGFLQGVRRIADRIGAVLIFDEVTSGFRMNVGGIHLIHGVNPDIAVFGKALGNGFPISAVIGRREVMEHAQESFISSTFWTERIGFVAALATLKKIEDDNVPSRLVQAGKRINEGWTTIACKHGIDIQISGIPPLTHISFKAADPLAVQTLYAQEMLERGFLVGAAVYASAAYTDEIIDRFIAASDKVFGKIKSTLDAGTIRDSLKGEVIHAGFKRLTA, from the coding sequence ATGACCTCAAAAGGGCCGGAACTATGGAAAAGGGCGAAAACGATCATCCCTGGCGGAGGCCAGCTTCTTTCGAAGAGAAGTGAGAAGTTCCTTCCGGGCCTTTGGCCGTCCTACTATACCAAGGCGAAAGGCTGCGAGCTCTGGGACTTGGACGGGAACAAATATTACGATTTCGCCCAAATGGGTGTCGGTTCCTGCATTCTCGGATATGCCGATGAGCGCGTGAACGACGCCGTACACCAGGCCGTCCGCGACGGCTCCATGAGCTCGTTGAACTGCTTCGAGGAGGTAACACTGGCCGAACGCCTGATCAGCCTTCATCCGTGGTCCTCGATGGCACGATTTGCAAGGACCGGCGGCGAAGCATGCGCCGTGGCCGTGAGGATCGCACGGGCCGCCAGCGGAAAGGCAAAGGTCGCCTTTTGCGGCTATCACGGCTGGCACGACTGGTACTTGGCCGCGAACCTGGGCAATGCCTCAAACCTTGACGGGCAGTTGCTTCCGGGACTCGAGCCCCGAGGTGTCCCCCGTGAGTTGCGCGAGACGGCCCTCCCCTTCAATTACAACCGGATCGACGAACTGGAGGGGATCATAGAAAACCACCCGGGCGAGATCGGCGTGATCATCATGGAGCCGCAGCGGGGATCCGATCCTGCACCGGGCTTCCTGCAGGGCGTCAGGAGGATTGCCGACCGGATTGGGGCGGTCCTCATTTTTGATGAAGTGACCTCCGGATTCCGCATGAATGTCGGCGGAATTCATTTGATCCATGGAGTGAATCCCGACATCGCGGTGTTCGGCAAGGCTCTGGGGAACGGGTTTCCCATATCGGCCGTTATCGGTCGGCGGGAAGTGATGGAGCACGCCCAGGAAAGTTTCATCAGCTCGACGTTCTGGACAGAGCGGATCGGTTTCGTGGCAGCGCTTGCGACGTTGAAAAAGATCGAGGACGACAATGTGCCGTCCCGCCTGGTCCAGGCCGGGAAGCGCATCAACGAGGGATGGACGACCATCGCATGCAAGCATGGGATCGATATTCAGATATCAGGGATCCCGCCGCTTACCCATATCTCGTTCAAGGCCGCCGATCCGCTCGCGGTACAAACCCTGTATGCGCAGGAAATGCTGGAACGGGGCTTTCTCGTGGGTGCTGCCGTCTACGCTTCCGCTGCATATACCGACGAGATCATCGACCGGTTCATTGCCGCATCTGACAAGGTTTTCGGAAAGATCAAGAGCACGCTCGACGCAGGTACTATCCGCGATTCTTTAAAAGGCGAGGTCATTCATGCCGGGTTTAAAAGACTTACCGCATAA